The following are encoded together in the Bacteroidales bacterium MB20-C3-3 genome:
- a CDS encoding glycerate kinase has product MRHPINIVIATDKFKGSLTAQEASVSISNGLKRGVSSVLSLDEIKILQIPLADGGEGFLSVAGRNGFYKRREVEIVDPLGRTIKSHYLLSEKDPVAVIEMALASGLGLLEKEEYNPVEATSFGFGQLILNAIKDGVSEIIAGIGGSATNDGGTGMLQALGYTFRDKSGEVICGEEDQFMSGSLLSKIFSIDDSGAERALKRVRITVACDVDNPLLGADGATYVYAKQKGADESDLIKMEAGMRNFAEVSERHLGFNSCFLCDSSSYVGYDFSDFPGSGAAGGVGYALRSFLKADLIPGWRVAATLANVEEAIAKADLIISGEGRLDKQTLSGKLVEGISILANRYRKPCWVYCGENNLSEEELIGAHISKVFEISPNAKNLNDSISRAKQLLEKISAESATFLSELQSNRQTN; this is encoded by the coding sequence ATGCGACATCCCATTAACATTGTCATCGCCACGGATAAGTTCAAGGGGAGTCTCACTGCACAGGAGGCCTCAGTATCTATTTCAAATGGTTTAAAGAGAGGTGTCTCTTCAGTTTTGTCACTTGATGAGATTAAGATACTTCAGATTCCTCTGGCAGATGGAGGGGAGGGTTTTCTCTCAGTTGCCGGAAGAAATGGTTTTTATAAAAGAAGAGAGGTGGAGATTGTTGATCCTTTGGGCAGAACGATTAAAAGCCATTATCTGTTGTCAGAAAAAGATCCTGTTGCAGTTATTGAAATGGCTCTGGCTTCCGGACTTGGACTTCTTGAGAAAGAGGAGTACAATCCGGTGGAGGCAACCTCTTTTGGTTTTGGACAACTAATCTTAAATGCAATAAAGGATGGTGTATCTGAAATAATAGCAGGTATTGGAGGAAGTGCAACAAATGATGGTGGAACAGGAATGTTGCAGGCTCTTGGATATACATTCAGAGATAAATCGGGGGAGGTAATTTGCGGGGAAGAGGATCAGTTTATGTCCGGTTCTCTCCTTAGTAAGATATTTTCAATAGATGATTCAGGGGCGGAGAGGGCGCTTAAAAGGGTCAGAATAACAGTTGCCTGCGATGTTGATAACCCGCTGCTAGGTGCAGATGGTGCTACTTATGTTTATGCTAAACAAAAGGGTGCGGATGAATCTGATCTTATAAAGATGGAGGCGGGGATGCGGAACTTTGCAGAGGTTTCTGAAAGACACCTTGGGTTTAACAGTTGCTTTCTGTGTGATTCCTCATCCTATGTTGGCTATGATTTCTCTGACTTTCCCGGTTCCGGAGCGGCCGGAGGAGTTGGATATGCATTGCGAAGTTTTCTTAAGGCAGATCTTATTCCGGGCTGGAGGGTCGCCGCCACACTTGCAAATGTAGAGGAGGCTATTGCAAAAGCAGATTTGATTATATCCGGAGAGGGGAGATTAGATAAGCAGACTCTTTCCGGTAAACTTGTGGAGGGAATCTCAATATTAGCCAACCGGTACAGGAAGCCTTGCTGGGTTTATTGTGGTGAAAACAACCTCTCAGAGGAGGAACTAATAGGTGCTCACATTAGTAAAGTATTTGAAATTTCCCCAAATGCAAAAAATTTAAACGACTCTATATCAAGGGCAAAGCAATTGCTTGAAAAAATTTCTGCTGAGTCTGCAACTTTTCTTTCAGAATTGCAGTCAAATAGGCAAACAAACTAA
- a CDS encoding S46 family peptidase, translated as MKKITLILIGAILFSIAPLRADEGMWILPLIEKLNNKKLAELGFKISAKDIYDINKSSLKDAIVHFGGGCTGEIISGEGLLLTNHHCGYGVIQRLSTVENDYLQNGFWAMNREQELPSPGLTVTFLESFTDVTNEVVKATAAVENTPEFAKALQAVSDDIIKRAVGDNKYLRGRVSSFYGGNAYYLVVTKTYTDIRFVGAPPSSIGKYGADTDNWMWPRHTGDFSMFRVYADKDNNPAPYSPDNRPYIPKKHLTISLKGVKQGDPAMIIGYPGRTNRFMTSSEVKETSDITNAIVIYVRGIRQEVLMADMEADPKIRLQYSSKYAGSSNYWKKAIGMNETFKKLKVQERRADEEVKFQEWVNANPARKAKYGTALEEIRGAVSNRAEALYLSAYLREALGSIEMLSVAASFTDYAENLAKGNTEEAGKALEFGKRRLSAFYKDYSAPTDRKVAKALIKVFRDKIKGEERPAFYNVIDEKFGGNIDAFVDNLYDNSVFPCEEKFKKALETPEVIANDPAIAIVKTIAPVQMKAMQILSKENPVLAKGQKAYIAGQLEMKQGQAMYPDANSTMRMTYGQVLNYSPKDAVIYEHITTLKGVMEKEDPNNWEFVVPEKLKELYKKADYGQYAMEDGRMPVAFLSTNDITGGNSGSPVLNGKGELIGTAFDGNWEAMSGDIIFEPNLQRTISVDIRYTLFIMDKFGGAAHLLNEMTIVK; from the coding sequence ATGAAAAAAATTACACTAATCCTCATTGGTGCCATCTTGTTTTCGATAGCACCACTTAGAGCAGATGAAGGGATGTGGATACTTCCCCTTATTGAAAAACTCAATAATAAAAAACTTGCTGAACTTGGTTTCAAAATATCTGCAAAGGATATTTATGACATCAACAAATCAAGCCTCAAAGATGCAATCGTGCACTTTGGCGGTGGATGTACCGGTGAGATTATATCAGGAGAGGGTCTGCTTCTTACAAATCACCACTGCGGATACGGAGTTATCCAGAGATTGAGTACTGTAGAGAATGACTATCTTCAAAACGGATTCTGGGCTATGAACCGTGAGCAGGAGCTTCCTTCTCCCGGTCTTACTGTAACTTTCCTTGAGTCTTTTACAGATGTTACAAATGAAGTTGTTAAGGCAACTGCAGCTGTGGAGAACACTCCTGAGTTTGCAAAAGCACTACAGGCTGTTTCTGATGATATTATCAAAAGAGCTGTTGGTGATAACAAATATCTTCGCGGAAGAGTATCCTCTTTCTACGGTGGAAATGCATACTACCTTGTTGTTACAAAAACCTACACAGACATACGCTTTGTGGGAGCACCCCCGTCATCAATAGGTAAATATGGTGCCGATACAGATAACTGGATGTGGCCCCGTCATACAGGTGACTTCTCAATGTTCCGTGTTTATGCAGACAAGGATAACAATCCTGCTCCATATTCTCCAGATAACAGACCATATATTCCTAAAAAGCACCTTACTATCTCTCTTAAAGGGGTAAAACAGGGAGACCCTGCAATGATTATTGGATATCCCGGAAGGACAAACCGTTTTATGACATCTTCCGAGGTTAAGGAGACAAGTGATATTACAAATGCTATCGTAATTTATGTAAGAGGTATCCGTCAGGAGGTTCTTATGGCAGATATGGAGGCAGATCCAAAAATTCGCCTTCAGTACTCAAGCAAATATGCTGGCTCATCAAACTACTGGAAGAAAGCCATTGGTATGAACGAGACCTTTAAGAAGCTAAAAGTTCAAGAGCGTCGTGCAGATGAAGAGGTTAAATTCCAGGAGTGGGTTAACGCTAATCCGGCAAGAAAAGCAAAATACGGAACTGCTCTTGAAGAGATCAGGGGAGCTGTTTCAAACAGGGCAGAAGCTCTTTATTTATCTGCTTATCTGAGAGAGGCGCTTGGTTCAATCGAGATGCTCTCTGTTGCTGCAAGTTTCACTGACTATGCTGAAAATCTAGCTAAAGGCAATACAGAAGAGGCAGGAAAAGCTCTGGAGTTTGGGAAAAGAAGACTATCGGCTTTCTACAAGGACTACTCCGCTCCAACAGACAGAAAGGTTGCCAAGGCTCTTATAAAAGTATTCAGGGACAAAATAAAAGGAGAGGAGAGACCTGCTTTTTACAATGTAATTGACGAGAAATTCGGTGGCAATATTGATGCTTTTGTTGATAATCTTTATGACAACTCGGTATTCCCTTGTGAAGAGAAATTTAAGAAAGCTCTTGAGACACCTGAAGTTATTGCAAACGATCCTGCTATTGCTATTGTTAAGACAATCGCGCCTGTTCAGATGAAAGCTATGCAGATTCTTTCAAAAGAGAATCCTGTACTCGCAAAAGGTCAGAAGGCATACATAGCAGGCCAGCTTGAGATGAAGCAGGGTCAGGCAATGTACCCGGATGCAAACTCAACTATGAGAATGACTTATGGTCAGGTACTTAATTACTCTCCAAAGGATGCTGTTATTTATGAGCACATTACAACACTTAAGGGGGTAATGGAAAAAGAGGATCCAAACAACTGGGAATTTGTGGTTCCGGAGAAGCTGAAAGAGCTATACAAAAAAGCCGATTATGGTCAGTATGCAATGGAGGATGGCCGTATGCCTGTGGCTTTCTTAAGCACAAACGACATTACCGGAGGTAACTCAGGCAGCCCTGTTCTTAATGGTAAAGGAGAGCTTATTGGTACTGCATTTGACGGCAACTGGGAAGCAATGAGCGGTGATATTATTTTTGAACCAAACCTCCAGCGTACAATCAGCGTAGATATTCGCTACACCCTCTTTATAATGGATAAGTTTGGCGGAGCTGCACATCTTCTTAATGAGATGACAATAGTGAAATAA
- a CDS encoding IS3 family transposase encodes MSKGGQGGIVFGCRLLGKTKQAYYKHKKSLKTKKVQAFVAISLVKSQRESLPRIGTKKLHHMLSQPLKEIKIGRDKLNEIIKANGMLVPPLRQYKITTNSRHHFPKYKDLVTGTRIFQPEQVWVGDITYINAKDKYYYLSMITDAYSKKIMGYCIDENMNVELVIKALAMAFNNRQYQTKLTHHTDRGSQYCCKAYQEKLRRMSVITSMTENSDPYTNAIAERVNGIIKHEFLIDGQHHSLLELKLLLAQAVHSYNHLRPHLSCHMLTPDNMHNQRQLRRIEYRNKFLNKKIKV; translated from the coding sequence ATCTCCAAAGGGGGACAAGGAGGAATAGTTTTTGGGTGCAGATTACTCGGGAAAACAAAACAAGCCTATTATAAACACAAGAAAAGTCTGAAGACAAAGAAGGTTCAGGCCTTCGTAGCGATATCGCTGGTTAAAAGCCAGCGGGAGTCATTACCACGAATAGGAACAAAGAAGCTACACCACATGCTTTCTCAACCATTAAAAGAAATCAAAATTGGAAGAGATAAGCTGAACGAGATTATTAAGGCCAACGGGATGTTGGTTCCTCCTCTAAGGCAATACAAAATAACAACAAACTCAAGACATCACTTTCCAAAATACAAGGATCTTGTTACCGGAACCAGAATTTTTCAACCAGAACAGGTGTGGGTTGGAGATATAACATACATCAATGCAAAGGATAAATACTACTACCTGTCAATGATTACTGACGCTTATTCGAAGAAGATTATGGGCTATTGCATTGATGAAAATATGAATGTAGAGTTAGTTATCAAGGCACTGGCAATGGCTTTTAATAACAGACAATATCAGACCAAGCTCACCCATCATACAGACCGGGGGTCTCAATATTGCTGCAAAGCATACCAGGAAAAATTAAGAAGAATGAGTGTCATTACAAGTATGACTGAAAACAGCGACCCTTATACCAATGCAATCGCAGAGAGAGTTAACGGGATAATCAAACATGAGTTCCTCATTGATGGCCAGCATCACTCTTTGCTTGAGTTAAAACTACTACTTGCTCAAGCAGTCCATTCTTATAACCACCTCAGACCTCACTTATCATGTCACATGTTAACACCAGACAACATGCACAATCAGAGACAATTAAGAAGGATAGAGTATCGAAACAAATTCCTAAACAAAAAAATCAAAGTCTGA
- a CDS encoding Mrp/NBP35 family ATP-binding protein, producing the protein MDKNRIEKALARVIHPVKDKDLITLEMIEDIKIEEGRVRFKLVFPSPDPLASSIKKSCEEEIKREYPDLDFKISIMELVRERKIQKRLNLELGQEAIANVGHIIAIASGKGGVGKSTVAVNLAVALAKEGYRVGLTDADVYGPSVPKMTDTEFEKPLVDDSSGKDMIIPIEKYGIKWMSIGYFSPPAQPLIWRGPMASNALKQMILQVKWGELDFLLIDLPPGTGDIHISLVHDIPLSGAIIVSTPQAVALADVEKGVNMFRQKDINKPILGLVENMAWFTPEELPDNKYYIFGKEGGKRMALKFDIPLLGQIPIVQSIRESGDIGEPVALSDESRPDTVAFRKLAKNLLKELE; encoded by the coding sequence ATGGATAAGAACAGAATAGAGAAAGCTCTGGCAAGAGTGATACATCCGGTTAAGGACAAAGATCTTATAACGCTTGAGATGATTGAGGATATAAAGATTGAAGAGGGAAGAGTAAGGTTTAAACTTGTTTTTCCTTCGCCTGATCCGCTGGCATCATCTATTAAAAAGAGCTGCGAAGAGGAGATAAAGAGAGAGTATCCGGATCTGGACTTCAAAATATCTATCATGGAGTTGGTACGGGAGCGGAAAATTCAGAAACGGCTCAATCTTGAACTTGGTCAGGAGGCAATTGCAAATGTGGGACATATTATTGCAATAGCGTCAGGTAAAGGGGGAGTGGGAAAATCAACAGTTGCAGTCAATCTAGCTGTTGCCCTCGCTAAAGAGGGTTACAGAGTGGGACTTACTGACGCCGATGTATATGGCCCTTCGGTACCTAAGATGACAGACACCGAGTTTGAGAAGCCGCTTGTGGACGATTCCAGTGGTAAGGATATGATTATTCCTATTGAAAAATATGGTATTAAATGGATGTCAATAGGATATTTTTCTCCACCGGCCCAGCCGCTTATATGGAGAGGCCCTATGGCAAGCAACGCTCTTAAACAGATGATTCTTCAGGTAAAATGGGGAGAACTTGATTTTCTTCTGATTGACCTTCCTCCAGGAACCGGTGACATCCATATTTCGCTTGTCCACGACATTCCTCTGTCAGGTGCAATTATAGTTAGCACACCCCAGGCAGTTGCCCTTGCAGATGTTGAAAAGGGGGTAAATATGTTCCGTCAGAAAGATATTAATAAGCCGATTCTGGGACTTGTAGAGAATATGGCCTGGTTTACACCGGAAGAGCTCCCTGATAATAAGTATTATATATTTGGAAAAGAGGGGGGAAAGAGAATGGCTCTTAAATTTGATATCCCATTGCTGGGGCAGATTCCTATCGTTCAAAGCATAAGGGAGAGCGGAGATATTGGAGAACCTGTCGCTCTTTCAGATGAGAGCCGTCCTGATACTGTTGCATTCCGTAAACTGGCAAAAAATCTGTTAAAGGAGCTGGAGTAA
- a CDS encoding CNNM domain-containing protein, with protein MGLLLTYLFLALGVSFLCSVMEAVLLSTPVSFINMKENQGVKSAAVFKKIKQNIDRPISAILTLNTIAHTVGAAGVGAQATAIFGDAYFGVISAVLTLLILIFSEILPKTLGAYYWKQLSMSSGHIIQWMIYLTYPFVIASEFMTKLISSSSREEATVSREEVSAMVDIGTEEGTFATTENRIIQNLIKLRSVKAEDVMTPRVVVATAPEEMKMSDFPLNKHYLHFSRIPVYSGNMENITGFVYRQDVFENLANDRFDLTLGQIRKPILVAPNMQPLTVLWERLLAEKTHISLIVDEYGGFEGIVTLEDIIETILGLEIMDERDVAADMQQYARERWKERVEKYKHL; from the coding sequence ATGGGTCTATTACTTACCTATCTTTTTCTTGCGCTTGGAGTTTCATTTCTTTGCTCTGTAATGGAGGCTGTACTTCTGTCAACACCTGTCTCATTTATCAATATGAAGGAGAATCAGGGTGTTAAATCTGCAGCTGTATTTAAGAAAATTAAGCAGAATATTGACCGGCCCATCTCTGCAATCCTAACTCTGAACACCATCGCTCATACCGTAGGTGCAGCCGGAGTGGGTGCCCAGGCAACAGCAATCTTTGGAGATGCATATTTTGGGGTAATCTCTGCTGTTCTGACACTTCTTATTCTGATATTTTCAGAAATCCTTCCAAAGACACTGGGGGCATACTACTGGAAACAACTCTCAATGAGTTCAGGACATATTATACAGTGGATGATATATCTGACCTATCCATTTGTTATTGCCTCTGAATTTATGACAAAGCTAATATCGAGCAGTTCCAGGGAGGAGGCAACGGTCAGCCGTGAGGAGGTAAGTGCAATGGTAGATATTGGAACAGAGGAGGGCACCTTTGCAACTACAGAGAACAGGATTATACAGAATCTTATTAAGCTGAGGAGCGTCAAAGCTGAGGATGTAATGACACCCAGGGTTGTGGTTGCCACTGCTCCGGAGGAGATGAAGATGAGTGACTTTCCTCTTAACAAGCACTATCTTCACTTCTCAAGAATCCCTGTCTACTCGGGGAATATGGAGAATATCACCGGTTTTGTTTACAGACAGGATGTGTTTGAAAATCTGGCAAATGACAGGTTTGACTTAACATTGGGTCAAATCCGTAAGCCAATACTGGTGGCTCCCAATATGCAGCCGCTAACGGTTTTATGGGAGAGGCTTCTTGCTGAAAAGACACATATATCCCTTATAGTGGACGAGTACGGAGGGTTTGAAGGGATAGTTACCCTGGAGGATATAATTGAGACCATTCTGGGTCTTGAAATAATGGATGAGAGGGATGTTGCCGCAGATATGCAGCAATATGCCCGTGAGAGATGGAAGGAGAGGGTTGAAAAATACAAACACCTCTAG
- a CDS encoding LysR substrate-binding domain-containing protein has product MNIQQLEYIVAVDQHRHFARAAKHCGVSQPTLSMMIQKLEDEIGVEIFDRSRTPVGVNKIGEMIITQARVVLYNIKQFREIADSSRESLQGDLEMSIIPTVAPYLLPKLFGEFRRRLPSLRCKVSEMKTSVIIEKLKSAEIELAIVATPLSDPDILEVPLYYERFLAYISPSDELYSKEFINASELDYSRMWILEEGHCFRDQILNICHRNLNSYQQYEAGSIETLINVVDENGGFTIFPELHLPMLSPEQQKNVRPFSGEEPRREISMVFRMDFVKEKLLNSIVAAIKSIIPQNMIDPRLAKMRVKL; this is encoded by the coding sequence ATGAATATACAACAGCTTGAGTATATTGTAGCAGTAGATCAGCACCGTCACTTTGCAAGGGCGGCAAAGCACTGCGGAGTATCTCAGCCCACACTCTCAATGATGATTCAGAAACTTGAGGATGAGATAGGGGTTGAGATCTTTGATCGCTCCCGCACGCCTGTTGGCGTTAATAAAATTGGGGAGATGATAATTACTCAGGCTCGTGTTGTTCTCTACAATATTAAACAGTTCAGGGAGATTGCAGATTCATCAAGAGAGAGTCTGCAGGGAGATCTGGAGATGTCAATTATTCCAACAGTTGCCCCTTATCTTCTTCCAAAGCTTTTTGGTGAGTTCAGAAGAAGGCTCCCTTCATTAAGGTGCAAGGTCTCTGAAATGAAAACATCTGTCATTATTGAAAAATTAAAGAGTGCGGAGATTGAACTTGCAATTGTTGCCACGCCACTTTCAGACCCGGATATACTGGAGGTTCCCCTTTATTACGAGCGCTTTCTTGCCTATATATCACCATCAGATGAACTCTACTCAAAGGAGTTTATAAATGCTTCTGAGCTGGATTACTCACGAATGTGGATTCTTGAAGAGGGGCACTGTTTCCGTGACCAGATTCTGAATATCTGTCACAGAAATCTAAACTCGTATCAGCAGTATGAGGCAGGCAGCATAGAGACTCTGATAAATGTTGTAGATGAAAACGGCGGGTTTACAATTTTCCCGGAGCTTCACCTGCCGATGCTCTCTCCGGAGCAGCAGAAAAATGTAAGACCTTTCTCAGGAGAAGAGCCCAGAAGAGAGATATCTATGGTATTCAGAATGGATTTCGTAAAAGAGAAACTTTTAAACTCGATAGTAGCGGCTATTAAAAGTATCATCCCTCAAAATATGATTGACCCCCGTCTGGCAAAGATGAGGGTAAAACTTTAA
- the aspS gene encoding aspartate--tRNA ligase, which produces MYRTHTCGELRISHAGQEVTLAGWVQRIRKMGGMSFIDLRDRYGITQLVVDDSVSHNLNLEAEKLGREYVIQAKGVVAERSAKNSKISTGDIEIKITEIVVLNSSVTPPFTIEDETDGGEEIRAKFRYLDLRRNPLKRALELRHKMGQETRKYLDSIGFMEIETPVLIKSTPEGARDFVVPSRMNPGEFYALPQSPQTFKQLLMVAGYDRYFQIVRCFRDEDLRADRQPEFTQIDCEMAFVEREDILNTFEGLIKSLFKNVLGREMEGDFPRMAYADAMKFYGSDKPDIRFGMRIAELKHLTGGKNFVVFDEAEYVGGIAVEGGAAYTRKQLDEITEWVKRPQVGAKGLVYIRVAEDGIKSSVDKFYTPEELKVFAEAAGAKTGDVVLILAGAKKKTQEALGTLRIEMGNRLGLRKSSEYAPLWVYDFPLLEWDEETQRFYAMHHPFTSPKPEDMEKFYSSDRSQIAEVAANAYDFVLNGTEIGGGSIRIHDSAVQKRMFEVLGFTDEEADYKFSFIINAFKYGAPPHGGIAFGFDRFCALFGGQETIRDFIAFPKNNAGRDMMLDAPGKIDQSQMDELFLKSTLTKQN; this is translated from the coding sequence ATGTACAGGACACACACTTGCGGGGAGTTGCGTATTTCTCACGCGGGACAGGAGGTTACTCTGGCCGGATGGGTTCAGAGAATTAGAAAAATGGGAGGGATGAGTTTCATTGACCTTCGTGACAGATATGGTATTACTCAACTGGTTGTTGATGACAGTGTGAGTCATAATCTTAACCTTGAGGCAGAAAAGCTTGGTCGGGAGTATGTTATTCAGGCTAAAGGTGTCGTTGCCGAGAGGAGTGCAAAGAATAGTAAAATTTCAACAGGTGATATAGAGATTAAGATAACTGAGATAGTTGTTCTTAATAGTTCGGTAACTCCTCCTTTTACAATTGAGGATGAAACCGATGGAGGAGAGGAGATTCGTGCAAAATTCAGATATCTGGATCTTCGCAGAAATCCGCTGAAAAGGGCACTTGAGCTAAGACACAAAATGGGCCAGGAGACTCGCAAGTATCTGGATAGTATAGGATTTATGGAGATAGAGACTCCGGTTCTTATCAAGTCTACCCCTGAGGGGGCCAGAGATTTTGTAGTCCCTTCAAGGATGAATCCGGGCGAATTCTATGCTCTCCCGCAAAGCCCGCAGACATTTAAGCAGCTGCTTATGGTTGCAGGCTACGACAGATATTTTCAGATTGTCCGTTGTTTCAGAGATGAAGACCTTCGTGCAGACCGTCAGCCGGAATTTACTCAGATTGACTGTGAGATGGCCTTTGTTGAGAGAGAAGATATTCTTAACACATTTGAAGGGCTTATTAAATCCCTTTTTAAAAATGTACTTGGTCGTGAGATGGAGGGCGATTTTCCAAGAATGGCTTATGCAGACGCAATGAAATTCTACGGCTCAGATAAACCCGATATCCGCTTTGGTATGAGGATTGCCGAGCTAAAACATCTTACCGGCGGGAAAAATTTTGTGGTCTTTGATGAGGCCGAATATGTAGGCGGTATTGCAGTAGAGGGCGGAGCAGCATATACTCGTAAACAGCTTGATGAAATTACCGAATGGGTTAAGCGTCCTCAGGTGGGTGCTAAGGGGCTTGTATATATTCGCGTTGCCGAGGATGGCATTAAGTCTTCAGTTGACAAATTTTATACCCCTGAAGAGCTTAAGGTTTTCGCAGAAGCTGCCGGAGCAAAAACCGGAGATGTTGTACTTATTCTTGCCGGAGCAAAGAAAAAGACTCAGGAGGCCTTAGGAACACTGAGAATAGAGATGGGTAACAGACTCGGCTTAAGAAAGAGCAGTGAGTATGCTCCTCTTTGGGTTTACGACTTCCCGCTTCTTGAGTGGGACGAAGAGACACAGCGTTTTTATGCTATGCACCATCCATTTACCTCTCCTAAACCGGAGGATATGGAGAAGTTCTACAGCAGTGACAGGAGTCAGATTGCTGAGGTGGCCGCGAATGCTTACGACTTTGTCCTAAACGGGACTGAGATAGGAGGCGGGTCAATCCGGATACACGACTCGGCAGTACAGAAAAGGATGTTTGAAGTTCTTGGCTTTACTGATGAAGAGGCAGATTACAAATTCAGCTTCATTATTAATGCATTTAAATACGGGGCTCCTCCTCACGGTGGGATTGCTTTTGGATTTGACCGTTTCTGCGCGCTCTTTGGAGGGCAGGAGACCATTCGTGACTTCATCGCATTCCCTAAGAACAATGCAGGCAGGGATATGATGCTTGATGCTCCGGGAAAGATTGACCAGTCTCAGATGGATGAATTATTTCTTAAGAGCACACTCACTAAACAGAACTGA
- a CDS encoding M48 family metallopeptidase, whose protein sequence is MKKIFTIIVLTVFTAILAGSCSKVLITGRNQVLLYDQGQITSLSNQAYIDLMAKSTISSDQRNVRMVKEVGERITGAVANYLKQNGLERELEGIRWQFDVVKSDQVNAFCLPNGNIVFYEGILKITNTPDLVAVVMGHEIAHALAKHGNERMSQEALVGVAGQALSQFVGTESQKTQAIFGLAFNVGSQLGVLLPYSRKHEYEADRLGLIIMAMAGYDVNVAPGFWQKMSQGGSNMPEFFSTHPSDERRIQNIMAVIPEALKYSPAK, encoded by the coding sequence ATGAAAAAGATCTTTACAATAATAGTATTAACTGTTTTTACTGCAATTCTGGCGGGAAGCTGCAGCAAGGTTCTCATTACAGGAAGAAATCAGGTTCTGCTGTATGATCAGGGACAGATAACATCACTCTCAAATCAGGCCTATATTGATTTGATGGCAAAATCCACAATTTCTTCAGACCAGAGAAATGTAAGAATGGTTAAAGAGGTTGGCGAGAGAATTACCGGAGCAGTTGCAAACTACCTTAAACAGAATGGCCTGGAGAGAGAGCTTGAAGGAATCAGGTGGCAGTTTGATGTTGTCAAAAGCGATCAGGTGAATGCATTCTGTCTGCCTAATGGTAATATCGTATTCTACGAAGGAATCTTGAAAATTACCAATACTCCTGATTTGGTTGCAGTTGTAATGGGTCACGAAATTGCACATGCCCTGGCAAAACACGGCAATGAGAGAATGAGCCAGGAGGCACTTGTAGGTGTTGCAGGCCAGGCTCTGTCACAATTTGTGGGAACAGAGAGTCAGAAAACCCAGGCAATATTTGGTCTTGCCTTTAATGTTGGAAGTCAGTTAGGTGTTCTCCTCCCATACTCAAGAAAGCATGAATATGAAGCGGACAGACTTGGTCTTATAATTATGGCTATGGCCGGATATGATGTTAATGTGGCTCCCGGGTTCTGGCAAAAGATGAGTCAGGGAGGGAGCAATATGCCTGAATTTTTTAGTACTCACCCTTCAGATGAAAGGAGAATTCAAAACATAATGGCAGTAATACCTGAAGCGCTTAAGTATTCTCCTGCAAAATAG